A window of Gemmatimonadota bacterium contains these coding sequences:
- a CDS encoding aminotransferase class III-fold pyridoxal phosphate-dependent enzyme: MSTPALREAVASLIEELTGITADELDPATSLAELGLDSLTLTQLASRLQRRFGITIGFREFFTTTRTIDAVCARIAAEGAERETAPTHDAARSTAPAAAPDALSAAVRTATGEGAAAMVPMMVAQLELMKAQLQAVANAEGIALVQAAAPAPVTKPSAPRARPVARPVARPVVSAGAEPGALTPHQDAAVRQFAEAWNRKTARSKAIIGAERAVHADPRTASGWNDQWKEIVYPLVVDRSDGAYLWDLDGNRYIDLLSGFGPTFFGHNPPFVVAAVRAQLERGFELGPSSPLAGEAARLVCELTGVDRATFVCTGSEAVQAALRIARTVTGRTRVVTFAVDYHGNFDEVLLRGIDGPRGPRTVPSAPGVPQRAVDDMTVLEYGSDRALEYIRAHAHELAAVLVEPVQSRHPALQPREFLHALRGITRESGAVLILDEVVTGFRVHPGGAQHHFGVEADLVTYGKVLGGGLPIGVVAGRRPFIDVLDGGPWAFGDESAPEQGVSFFAGTFVRHPLALAATVATLRYLRDAGPSLQADLNARAARFVAAMQAVARELQAPVSMEHFGSIMHLKATDPRDPLNTFLWHFLRDEGVHLLEGFPTYLTLAHSDDDLAAVVAAFRRAIARMFAARFWTSPAAAPSIAPAAERFSTPPVPGARLGRAADGSAAWFVEDPAAPGTYVQVEA, translated from the coding sequence GTGAGCACGCCCGCGTTGCGCGAGGCCGTCGCGTCGCTGATCGAGGAACTCACCGGCATCACCGCCGATGAGCTCGATCCCGCCACGTCGCTCGCCGAGCTCGGCCTCGATTCGCTCACGCTCACGCAGCTCGCGTCGCGCCTGCAGCGCCGCTTCGGCATCACCATCGGCTTCCGCGAGTTCTTCACCACCACGCGGACGATCGACGCGGTCTGCGCGCGCATCGCCGCCGAGGGCGCGGAGCGGGAGACGGCCCCCACGCACGACGCCGCGCGATCGACCGCACCGGCCGCCGCGCCCGACGCGCTGTCCGCCGCGGTCCGCACGGCGACGGGTGAGGGCGCGGCCGCGATGGTGCCGATGATGGTCGCGCAGCTCGAACTCATGAAGGCGCAGTTGCAGGCCGTCGCGAACGCCGAGGGCATCGCGCTCGTGCAGGCCGCGGCCCCTGCGCCGGTCACGAAGCCGTCCGCCCCCCGCGCGCGCCCCGTCGCCCGCCCGGTCGCCCGCCCCGTCGTGTCCGCCGGCGCCGAACCGGGAGCGCTCACGCCGCACCAGGACGCGGCGGTCCGGCAGTTCGCCGAGGCGTGGAACCGCAAGACCGCCCGCTCCAAGGCGATCATCGGCGCCGAGCGCGCCGTGCACGCCGACCCGCGCACCGCGAGCGGCTGGAACGACCAGTGGAAGGAGATCGTGTATCCCCTCGTCGTCGACCGCTCCGACGGCGCGTACCTCTGGGATCTCGACGGCAATCGCTACATCGACCTGCTCAGCGGCTTCGGTCCGACCTTCTTCGGGCACAATCCGCCGTTCGTCGTCGCGGCCGTGCGCGCGCAGCTCGAGCGCGGCTTCGAGCTCGGGCCCTCGTCGCCGCTCGCCGGCGAGGCGGCACGGCTCGTCTGCGAACTCACCGGCGTCGATCGCGCGACCTTCGTCTGCACCGGCTCCGAGGCGGTGCAGGCCGCGCTGCGCATCGCGCGCACGGTCACCGGGCGCACGCGCGTCGTCACCTTCGCGGTGGACTACCACGGCAACTTCGACGAGGTGCTCCTGCGCGGGATCGACGGGCCGCGCGGCCCTCGCACCGTGCCGAGCGCCCCGGGTGTCCCGCAGCGCGCGGTGGACGACATGACGGTGCTCGAGTACGGCAGCGATCGCGCCCTCGAGTACATCCGCGCGCACGCGCACGAGCTCGCCGCGGTCCTCGTCGAGCCGGTGCAGTCGCGGCATCCGGCGCTCCAGCCGCGCGAGTTCCTCCATGCGCTGCGCGGCATCACGCGCGAGTCGGGCGCGGTGCTGATCCTCGACGAGGTCGTCACCGGCTTCCGCGTGCATCCGGGCGGTGCCCAGCACCACTTCGGCGTCGAGGCCGACCTCGTCACCTACGGCAAGGTGCTCGGCGGCGGACTCCCCATCGGCGTCGTCGCCGGCCGGCGGCCCTTCATCGACGTGCTCGACGGCGGCCCCTGGGCCTTCGGCGACGAGAGCGCGCCGGAGCAGGGCGTCTCGTTCTTCGCCGGCACCTTCGTGCGCCACCCGCTCGCGCTCGCGGCGACGGTCGCCACGCTGCGCTACCTGCGCGACGCGGGACCGTCGTTGCAGGCCGACCTCAACGCCCGCGCGGCGCGCTTCGTCGCCGCCATGCAGGCCGTCGCGCGCGAACTCCAGGCGCCGGTCTCCATGGAGCACTTCGGGTCGATCATGCACCTGAAGGCCACCGACCCGCGCGATCCGCTCAACACCTTCCTCTGGCACTTCCTCCGCGACGAGGGCGTGCATCTGCTCGAGGGCTTCCCGACCTATCTCACGCTCGCGCACAGCGACGACGATCTCGCGGCGGTCGTCGCCGCCTTCCGTCGCGCCATCGCGCGGATGTTCGCCGCGCGCTTCTGGACCTCGCCTGCCGCCGCGCCGAGCATCGCGCCCGCCGCCGAGCGCTTCAGCACGCCGCCCGTCCCCGGCGCGCGCCTCGGGCGCGCCGCCGACGGCTCGGCCGCCTGGTTCGTCGAGGATCCGGCGGCTCCCGGCACGTACGTGCAGGTGGAGGCCTGA